The Elaeis guineensis isolate ETL-2024a chromosome 11, EG11, whole genome shotgun sequence genomic interval TAGTAGCACCATGAATGATGGCCCCAACAACAAGCGCAGATACAGCAGCTGCTGCTTTTGCAGCCCTGCCAACAAACACTTTTGCAGAATTGTTCATAAGTTCATTTGAATGATTTCCGTATATGTCATGAGTTTCAGAAGATGGTTGAAACTGACTTCGATGAGTCTTCCCAGGAGCAAAAGTCCCAGAAATAGATGAAGAAGCTTCAGCAGCCAAAGCTATCTCAAATGTGCGGCTCATACGCTCTCCAAGAGCTTCCTTAAGCAAGCAGAGAGAGGTTATGTGAATTTGCAAAATGTGCCGTACACAATTCATTGAATTTGTCGTAGACGAAAAGCTTTGGTAATTACTACTTGTAAAATCTAGCAGTTTTGATATGGCAGGCCCCACATTACCAACAATTGCAGAAACAGCAGAAGCCACTATTGAGGGATCTCCTTCTAGAGTTGCCCCACCATTTTGCCTAATACAGTCTAGTAGGCCTAACACAATATCTTGAGCTACTTGGTTACTGTCTTCCCAAGTTTCTAATGATGAACCTTTAGGATTATTGACTGgaaaaggttttctttcttttccataAAAATAGTGCACAACTTCCTCGACACGTCGTTGCACCATCTCTTTCAGGGTGGGGCTAGTCCTTGATAATCTCCCAGTCATCTTTTGACGGATATACTCATCAGTGTCTTCAACACCTGTTGGGACTCCAGAAGAAAACACTAGATCACCATCAAGTGACCGTCCAGCATCAAGTTCTGCAAGCAGCCTCTGATCACATGTAGCTCTAAAAGTTTTTTCCCATTTTGTCACACTAGCCACATCTCTATATTTCTTCAGTAAATTTCGAGCATAAGCAAAAGCCACTGACCCAAATGACCTTCCATTGGGCGTCACGAAAGCAACAGTTCGGTGCATTAAAGTAGTTAGAACTTCAGGTAAAAGATCTGTTGCTGGAAGTACATTTTCATACCTGGACCAAGTTAAATATTAGATCTAAGAAAAGTAAACAACAGTAACCATTGTCATGATAAGCTAAGTTCAAGCTCAACATATTTGATATCAGAATGAATATTCCAAAATGATGATAGGATAACATCAACAAGCAAACCATTGTCAGCTATTAGTCTTCAACATAATATTATCATGAGAAAAAACAATTATTCATCTTAAATATCAGAATATTAGGCTGATTTTTGTGGAAAATGTGGTTCTCATTTCAGGAAGCATGAATTTTCAAGATATTTCCAACTTGTGTACCCCTCTCCCACCCACCAATGGAAAGGGTTGGGAACAGGGAAgggtcgggggggggggggggggggagagagatccttaaaataagaaatattataGCAATCAGAACATGCTGAAAATGCAGATTAATGGTTCAAGAAATTATTAACACTCCATGGATTTGACAATATATTGTGCATGCATATATGGAGGAGAGAAAGGACATGCCAATAAATAGTGCTAGATGCATAAGAAACTGTGACATACATAAACACATAAAAGAAAAGATAGAACCTAGGAAAAGGCAAACTCACAGATTGGGAAATTCAAGGTGTCGAGGATACTGCAGCAAAATTCTTGCAGTGATCATTCCCACAAGAAACCTTAAGCCATAGACCCATCTTTTCTTCTCTATCATTGTCACACGATATTGTTCCTAATTCTACCAAAATCCCCATAACAGCAATTGGCATCACAGCAAATCATGTCATCAGCGCCTAGCTTCCCTTTATAAACAACTACAATTTCAGAGTGACAACACCAATTATGATATAAATTACAACTATATATGTCATAAGTTGCTAGACATTAATTTTCACAAATGTTTCAAGAAATATGGATCCTCCATTGTCATCCAGAACAATCTTTTGAAAGTCCCCCACCCCCCTGGCCGAAAAATATATGACACAACTCACACCTTTCTTTCCACAATGAAAGAGGTTAAAGGTTTGCTTCAATTTGTATTTCAAGAATTTCTCAAAGTATTTTCTTTGCATTTGTATTTCTGGGTTTTTAACAGGTTTTTACCCTTTATTCATGGAACCACTGTGACTCAGGTTCTAGTCTGATATTATTATGAAGAATTTATCTTATTCACATCAAATCCTCTATCTCATGGATTCACACTTTTCCTCATGCCGACAGCCAAACATCCTCTTGTTCATGAAAGTCCGTTTTATCGGTTATCATGTCACTGAAGCCACCCCTTTTCCATGCCAGACTGATGTGTTCATGTTCTTAGTACTTCTGTTTCATCCCATGCCTTTGCTAGAATAATCAATTCATGGTTTGTAACTTGCTCTTTGATAAAAAAGGACTTTGTAGTGGGGTTCAAGTAACTATATTTGAATGCACTTTCCAATGTAGACTGATTTTTCTCCACTCTAAGCTATAAGAGACTCAATATCATTTAAATGGATTGTAAAAAGCATCTATACATTGTCCAACTTTTCTTGGTTCTTCAGTAAAAACTATTTTAGAAAATCAAGATTCTTCTCATTTTATTACTATGTAGCACATCCAAGCAGATGTGGAAAtcaatatagatatatgtataaacTAATAGTGATGTTTTAGTCTTAAATTGTCAAAGGGTTAGGTATCCACCACTTATTTCTTTTTTGATCTTGGTATATCATGAGCTTGTTATACATGAATTTGTTATGAGTAAGTGCTAGTGATGCATTCAGCATAACTGCCGGAGAACTTAGAACCCAGTCCTCATACAAAGCATTTTACTTTTAGTCCCTGTAAATAGTTAGGCTTCCGGTTTCTATAGAGTTGGGCTTGTTTTTGTACAAAGTTGTCCTTGTTTTCCACAAAATTATACACAAACAAGGGATTAAACGGAAGATGGCCATAAAGATCAAGGACTGGATAAAATAATTCAGTCAACAGGCTTTAAACATAAAACGGCAATCAATCAGGGGTCAGCCTCAATAACCCCTAAACTTTCTGTTTGCTGAGTTGTCCTTTCACATGGTTTTCGTGCTTTATCACTATGTCATATATTAATGTTAATTGGATGGTCCAGCTAACTTGTGTTCTACATGCTGAACGATTACTGAGATCGTGTGTTTCTTCCTTTCCTACAGTGACACTTTTCTCTTAATGATGTCAAAAGCACTGGTATACTAGAGGTAATGCCACGCTTGTCTTCTTGTCAAGAAAAAATATTGCACTGACCCGTACATCGGGTCAGGACAAGAAGTGCTTAGTTCAACATATAAGTTCTGCATGAACTTCTGAACAGCTGCAGCAATTTTGCACTTCTTGGACAAGCAGAGCAAGACAGAATCACATTTTGATAATATAGTGATATCAAAAGCAAGTTCCAATAGCTCTCCATAACTATTCCCCTTTTCTTAATTTCACACATAGCACAAAAGGAATGAGCAACTAACATATATAGcatgaaaaataagaaacaaagcaCAGGGCACCATTAAGGTAATATAATGACAAAAAATAAGTAAACAATGCTAAAATATTGAAGCAAGATGTAAGTGCAGGAATCTTGTAATGACAACTGCTACCAACAAAATGAAAATCACAGGACTTAAAAAAAAACACATCAGCCAGCTGTAGATGTCTAAAACTAAAAGAAAAGGTAAAACCGAGCAGACTTTGGTCATAGAATCATTATGAACAAGACTGCAATAACCAAAAAAAGTAAGGGTAAAAAATCAAATGTATTCTCCATACATCCAGACAAATATCATTCACAGGACCTTCAGGCAATGGAAAATAAAATCCAACATAAAGAAGGCATACATACCTTTGCAGGGATGATAAAAGAAATGACTCCCCAACTTTGCAGACttgattttctctattttttggtAACGTAATATTTCTCCCAACAAGAACAGCAGTGCTTGGACGACCAAGAGTCTTTGGTAACAACCAGACCAAGAGCTTGACCACTGAAACCAGGTCTGAAGCTGTATCCAATATATACAGAATGGACAATAGCTCATCTTCACCAATTCTCCATCGTACAGAAATTCCATCATCAGTAGGTGCAGAAAAGACCCCAGTACAATTGCTCACCTTGGAAGTAGCTTTTTCATTTTCTTCAACAAGTTGCCTAATTGTTTTTAACAACCAAATTGATATGGATCTCTTCTCAAGCCACCTCAGCTGCTTTATGGCCTTCCCAATATCACTGAGATGTGTTGCCTTCATCAGATCAACATCTTTAGGAACTTCACTTTCACTGACAGATTTGTGATGAGAGCAGCTCACTTTATTATCACACACATGACTAGTAGATGCCCCCTGGCTGCTTTCAATCCTAGCAGCTGCCAATTGTGCTAGACTTTGTGTTTTACGCACAGTTTTTTGCCTACCCCTTGAAGGATGTTTAGTTGATTTAGGAGGTGTCTCCACCTTGAATGACTCCTGGGATTTAGGTCCCTTCCTCACCCACCAAGTATCTTCATCATCTGACTGATTCGAAGAAAAACCTTGAAAAGGAGAGCCCCTTTCATCACCTAGCTTCTGCCTCTTTGCACGCCTACATTCCTCGCAGCCAGGTGTCCCTTCTGTCAAATCAACTTTTATGTCAAACGAACCTAAAGGTCTCCTGAAACTCCTCTGGGATTCATCAGGGCATGTTCCCACTTGATTTGAATAAGGATATGGAAAACGTAAAAAAGTTGCAATCAAAATCTTCAGCTCCGCagtttcatccttcattttgacaTGCTTACCACCTCTTACAGCAGCAGAATGATCCCTATGTTTTTGTAGAGCAAAACTCTGATAGCTGTCACCTTTGGAGCTCATGTGATTGGACTCACCACTTAGAAGTCCATGAAGCATTATTCTACGCTCATTTGAGTAAACACATACTGTCTCATCCAACAGTGGTGCTTCCACAATCTTTGCTTCTTCTAAAACAGCAAACAAACAGGACCCTGGCAGCTGCTTCAGAATTTTTTGATGTCTACTTTGTCTTTCCAAATCCACAGCAGTCACATTCCTATCCATGATTCCACTAACAATTAGCTGCCTTACATAAGCCTGAGGAGAAAAGATGCCATTACGAATGAGTTCCATGATGAAAACTTCAACACGCTTGAAACCTCCAGAGCTCCCAACTTCATGCTGATCTAGCCAACACACAATAATGTCATGCAATGGACCAGGGCTTTGGAATATATCCATTTTATGTTTTCTGTTGCCCAAGTTCTTCACATTATTCATAGCAGAAAATTTTTCCACCAATGCTCCACCTAAGGAAGTGTCAAGAACAGAAGCTGTTTTCCCACTGTTACTAAATAACAATGTACTACCACTCTTAGACTGGGATGAGCAACACATGTCTTCAATTTTAAGCTTCAAAAGCATAAGTGCAAGATACACTTGTGAGATATCTTTTCTGCCTGTATATCTGTGATTCTGTGACAGGGAAGTACGGCAATCTCTATAGTCACAAGTCGCCCATTCACATAGAAAAAACACAGAGCAAATAAGAGGCAAGCCAACAGTTCCAATCCACTTCAAAGAAGACCGCAAACATGGACTGACTTCAGCAATCCATTGTTCTTCAACAGCAATATCAGACAAATGTTCAAAGAGAGAATTATAGGCAAACTTCAGATCTCCTGTTGTCAAAGCCTTATCCAAAGCCTGCACAACTTTAGCTGCACCATGTCCTTGAAGGCTGGGATTCACAATTTTGGCAAGATTACACGCACGCTTCTGAATGGAGGAAACAGTATAGCCACAGGACAAGTACTGAAGATAAGCATCTCGAGTGTCGAAATGTACACTATCTACACCCTCAGGTACCTTCAGTACAGTATTTCTACAATCTAAATCAGGTGCCACACAGGATGGAAGAGGAAAGCAATCCAAAGCAACGAAAGTATCTGGCACAGACAGAATCATGTACCGCAGAATCCCAACCAGTGCAGAAGTGGGCGATGGTTTTTTCAAATTATCTACTGAACTCAAGTCACTGGAAGAAAGATCATTGATAGACCGAACAGCTATGTCCACAAGCATGCGTACATTGGTCTGCGACAGCACAATGCTCTCCATTAAGTCAAATACGACAGGCAAAAGCAACTCTAAAGCTTCAGCTGAATCCTTCTCCTGAATGCATAGATTGAACAAGCATTAAATCCTGACAAATGTCTTAAGGGGGAAATCCAATTAAGGCACAATGAGATCTAATGAGGCTCACTTTTTTCCCAGCAAGAAGATCATTTACCTGAAGTTGATTGAGGACCCACTCAATGACAAGAGAAGGACGAAGCAACCCTTCTGCATAATGCCATCGCAGAAGCTGCACCATGTACCACCATTTAAAGGGCAGGGAGGGTTCCTCAGCATCAGGAGTAGCTGGAACAGAGTCACTTTTGTGTTGCACTGGTCCAGGTCCAGCAATAAGACCCTGCGATGATTGATCCCTACTGGGTATTGGTGCAAAAGAACCATCTTTAGAGAAAAATTCATCCAAAAGCTGCTGCAAGTAATCAATTACATCCTTGGTCCATAACTGTGTCTTATCCGAAGGCCCAGAAGAAACACTAGTAGAGGCAGGTCGAACCTGCAAATACACTGACTTAATTGCCATGAACCAGACACAAGCGACTATCAAGTAGAACATAAATTCAGATGACAAACTATTGTGCTTATATGGCTTCAAGTAGCTTCACCTGATTAAGATTAAGATAAGTAACTTTGATAAACCATGTTGCTCTTAAAAATGGAACATTGTGGCGAATAAGAACTTCGAAGAGAGATTTTCTTCTGTAACCATGAGGAACATGTTCAGCCAAGGAATGCAATCGTTTATGATGTTGTGATAGAGCCTGCACAAAATGGTGAAGCATCAGCATCTTCAAAATATATCATGAATAAAAATCCGAGAAAGATTTGGAATTTATTACTAAAGGCTAATGCAGAGCTgattaaaattaaaaagaaaaaataaatggcAGATTAGTTGCAGCCAAACATGATCTGTGAACAAGATAGGGACTCCCGAACAATGGACCCGATTGGAATTCAACATACTGATGATGAGTATCAAAAAGATAATAAATCAGGAtgaaaaagaggggaaaaaagcACCAGAGTGTCATCCATCATATAAAAAGAAATCTAGTTGAAATTTAATGGAATATGTTTGGGGCATCCAAGCACCAAGTTTCACAATAAAAACATCATAGGTAAAACAAATTCTATTTGGCATGGATCAaaatctaaaaattcataatgatgATGAAGTTGACAGACATAGAAAAGGAATCACAAACGATCAGCAAATTATTATAGTTAAGAGAAAAAAATACAGTGTTACATTCAACTCACAAACCTCAATCCATTTCCTGCGGAACTCTTCACTACAAGGCCTTTGATCGGGAAAAAGACCAGGTTTTATCAATAAAGATCCAGAAAGAGGCACTCCATAAACCTGGCCAGCCTGTTGAACATCAGCGACTGGTGAATTAACTCACAAAATTATGcagaatatttataaatttgtaaGTAGCAAATAATTGTAGACTTTATAGCAATCTGGTGCAAAACACGTAAATGATTACCTTCCTCTTTTGAGCACGAGATTCATTGATAGCCCTGAGACGTTTTCGTATTCCCTTAAGATACAACAGCATAATAATGTTAGTTGAGCACTTAACTTTTAACCTGATACATAGTAAAATAGAGAATGACTAGTCTTGTAAGCTATAGAGATCAGAACTAATCTGCTAATTGGGACAATGCACCTAGCAATCAGCATTAAAGAAGCAACACAggctttcctcctcctcctctgttcATAAGCACAAAATTCATGGAATTCCCCTTCATTACCACAGAACCACTTtgtaatatgagttattttatgTATTATAGCTGCAGGTTAAACATGCCAACAAGCCCTACACTTCAGCAACAGCTAACACCTTTTAGGGCATCCATAGAACTTTGCCTAGATTTTTGAGCAATGACTATAAGAATGGATCATCAACTTTTCTTTCACGGTGAACTATCTGATTAACAGAACAACTGGGCCTATATAAAGACCCATCCAGACCTGTTACAGAACCTGTGTGGACGAAACAGATGTATCCATATTTAACAAAGCTGGACCTTGCCAGAAAAAAAAACTGATAAACCTGAACAAACATAAATCATCTGAATAGATGAGTTTGACCCTAAAAATTCAGATACAAAGAAAACTAAGAGCGGATTTGACCAAACCCAACCAAAACCTTTTAGCAACAAGAAGAAACCAGGAATACATCATGAGCTAAAAATCAATATGCACAGAGAAAGATCAAGCCACTCTAAACACTACGGGTGAAAGCGGATTGGATAATAACCGTTCAGATCCATTTTCGTATCCAAATCGATCCACATATGATAGAAATTTGAATATCCAACTAATATCCATGtttgtatccatatccatcaaagaaaaatggatatggatatagatagacaACCACCCAATTCATATCCGAATATCCGATTCTATTTATAActctatttaattttatacagTAGCCACGAACTTTAAAGAAAACAAATGACCACATTAACATGCTATTAACTTCATTTATCATCCACTtagaaatatttttgattctatggCATCATGTTTAGTTACCAgacttatattcatatttatacccATACTTTCAGTATCCGATTTATATCTGCATCTGTTTAAAACAACTATGAATATAAAATCCAACCAACATCCATATTTGTACCTATATTagtcaaacaaaaaaaatataaatatggacACTAGTATTCCATACATATCTGATCCAATTTTAGCCCTGCTCAAAACCAAGGTAGTGAAAGGCAAAAGGCACCCTTAAGGCGCTTGGGGGGTCTAACGCCTTCAGACGAGAGGCGCTAGAAAAGCGCACGCCCAAGTGAAGGCGCTAAAattgaggaaaaaaataaaaaatatgatatataaataaataactagaGATAACTATTGTAACATGAATTAccatataattaataatttaagcaTAAAACATATATAAAACAGTAAAATGCTCAGCTAGTTCAAGATAAAATATATGATAACAAGCCATAAGTAGCTCTAAATTCATGAATGAAATAGAAAACATAACAAGCCCTAAAGTTCATCAATGGAGTTTCATCAATAAAACAGAAAATATAAACAGCCCTAAAGTGGAATcatataaatgaaacaaaaaagaTAAACAGCCCTAAAGCCTAAAGTTCATCAATGGAATCATCAAATTCAGTTCCACTTCCATAATTGTCATCACTTTCATCTTCTCCTCCTTCATTGGATTTATATCCTTCAACATTTTCTTCTGTCTCATCTGAATCAGTCTCTATCTCCTTCAATATTAGAAGCTGAATTTGACCCTGTTTTTGACTTTGCTCTTGAGTTAGCTTTTTGGGTTTGGCTTCTAGTTTTTTTACTTGCTTCTCCAACACCTGCTGCCCTTGCTACAGTCCCCTATGTTAATTCTTCATCCTCATCACCAAAGACTGTATCATCTTCagccattaaaaaaaatcattgagTTCATTGAGGCATCCAAAGCAAGCGCCTCGTCTCACTCAGAAAGGCCCTAAAAGG includes:
- the LOC105034038 gene encoding mediator of RNA polymerase II transcription subunit 12, with product MQRFSAASCGAGVSNSSIGGASVRENARAESSFSSSNFSLNPRRQPQLSPYKLKCDKEPLNCRLGQPDFYPQTPSCPEETLSREYLQSGYKETVEGIEEAREIALGQIPSFLKSENIVKCKEGIRKRLRAINESRAQKRKAGQVYGVPLSGSLLIKPGLFPDQRPCSEEFRRKWIEALSQHHKRLHSLAEHVPHGYRRKSLFEVLIRHNVPFLRATWFIKVTYLNLNQVRPASTSVSSGPSDKTQLWTKDVIDYLQQLLDEFFSKDGSFAPIPSRDQSSQGLIAGPGPVQHKSDSVPATPDAEEPSLPFKWWYMVQLLRWHYAEGLLRPSLVIEWVLNQLQEKDSAEALELLLPVVFDLMESIVLSQTNVRMLVDIAVRSINDLSSSDLSSVDNLKKPSPTSALVGILRYMILSVPDTFVALDCFPLPSCVAPDLDCRNTVLKVPEGVDSVHFDTRDAYLQYLSCGYTVSSIQKRACNLAKIVNPSLQGHGAAKVVQALDKALTTGDLKFAYNSLFEHLSDIAVEEQWIAEVSPCLRSSLKWIGTVGLPLICSVFFLCEWATCDYRDCRTSLSQNHRYTGRKDISQVYLALMLLKLKIEDMCCSSQSKSGSTLLFSNSGKTASVLDTSLGGALVEKFSAMNNVKNLGNRKHKMDIFQSPGPLHDIIVCWLDQHEVGSSGGFKRVEVFIMELIRNGIFSPQAYVRQLIVSGIMDRNVTAVDLERQSRHQKILKQLPGSCLFAVLEEAKIVEAPLLDETVCVYSNERRIMLHGLLSGESNHMSSKGDSYQSFALQKHRDHSAAVRGGKHVKMKDETAELKILIATFLRFPYPYSNQVGTCPDESQRSFRRPLGSFDIKVDLTEGTPGCEECRRAKRQKLGDERGSPFQGFSSNQSDDEDTWWVRKGPKSQESFKVETPPKSTKHPSRGRQKTVRKTQSLAQLAAARIESSQGASTSHVCDNKVSCSHHKSVSESEVPKDVDLMKATHLSDIGKAIKQLRWLEKRSISIWLLKTIRQLVEENEKATSKVSNCTGVFSAPTDDGISVRWRIGEDELLSILYILDTASDLVSVVKLLVWLLPKTLGRPSTAVLVGRNITLPKNRENQVCKVGESFLLSSLQRYENVLPATDLLPEVLTTLMHRTVAFVTPNGRSFGSVAFAYARNLLKKYRDVASVTKWEKTFRATCDQRLLAELDAGRSLDGDLVFSSGVPTGVEDTDEYIRQKMTGRLSRTSPTLKEMVQRRVEEVVHYFYGKERKPFPVNNPKGSSLETWEDSNQVAQDIVLGLLDCIRQNGGATLEGDPSIVASAVSAIVGNVGPAISKLLDFTSSNYQSFSSTTNSMNCVRHILQIHITSLCLLKEALGERMSRTFEIALAAEASSSISGTFAPGKTHRSQFQPSSETHDIYGNHSNELMNNSAKVFVGRAAKAAAAVSALVVGAIIHGATSLERMVTAFKLKEGLDVLQFIRSARSSSNGMSRSIGSFKLDHCIEIYVHWFRLLVGNCRTVSDGLVAEILGESYILALSRMQRMLPLNLVFPPAYSIFGMVIWRPYILNINIATREDVLLYQYLSVAIGDAIRHQPFRELCFRNTHALYDLLATDVDSEFAAMLELHSPDKHLKTMAFVPLRARLFLNALIDCKMPAFTIMLDDGSWISGPNEQRAFAENEAKLQDQLVHVLDNLQPAKFHWQWVVLRLLLNEQALIEKIETPSMSLVEAIRSLSPNAGNVLSESEKKFTEIILTRILVRPDAASLYSEVVHLLGNLQQESLVMDIKWILAGQDVLLGRKSIRQQLLHVAQRKVLSTKSQFWKPWGWSSSTADGVANRGDKRKLEAISIEEGELVDECIDVKRPGKMNVHNIDAEGFTSTQQYITEKALAELTLPCIDRSSSDIRNLFAAELIKQMGAIDQQINTITRGGNKQASAASSGAEGSSNKSSIRKGMRGGSPVLGRRSTGVSDSTPPSATALKASLWLRLQFLLRLLPIIYTDREQSSRNMRQMLAAIILRLLGARVVHEDADLYLPMHVGSSQKDAETLVEGSVAASLDYSIDSLFDRLLCVLHGLLSNCKPSWLKPKSVSKSTVKSPRDFSAFDRETAESLQAELDRMELPATIRRRIQAAMPILPTSHPFFIPCHPPSSVELAPLQPITSTLSAHQRFLPTTRTSTNLSGRSKAVPSQYLDMDFDPWTLLEDGTSTASSSGGNSNMIGVGGGDHSNLKACSWLKGAVRVRRTDLTYVGALDDDS